In Streptomyces rapamycinicus NRRL 5491, the genomic stretch GGGTGGTCCCGTCGGGCGGTCCGCAGGGCGTCCTCCAGCATCCGCTCCGCCCGTGCCCAGTGGGCACGCACCGGGTCCCCCTCCAGCAGCAGATCATCCGTCACCTCGCCGGCGGGCGCGCGCCAGGCCCGTACGGCCTCCAGCGTGCGGCCGCCCGCCCCGGCCTCGTGGAAGGCGAACCGGGCCGCGGCCGACGGACCGCCCGCCTCGCCGGGCTCGCCCACGCCGAGCACGATCCGGCCGAAGGCGCCGCCCCGGTTGGGCTCGCCGCCCCGTACGACGGTCACCGGGCAGCTGGCGCGGGCGGCGACCGCGAGGCTCACCGAGCCGAGCAGCAGCCCGGCGAGTTCACCGCGGCCGCGGGAGCCGACGACCACGCCCGAGGCGTCCCGCCCGGCGCGCAGCAGCGCGTCCACCGGGTCCTCCGGCAGGATTTCGGCGGCGACCTTCACATCGGGGCCGCGGCGGCGGGCGCGCTCCGCGGCGGACGCGGCGATCTCCTCGTCCCTGATCTGCTCCCAGGGGCGCTCGGGGTCGGCGGCGGGCGCGATGCCCTCGTACCGCTCCCACAGCGAGGCGTGCACCAGCCGCAGCGGCACCGCGTGCCGGGCGGCGGCGTCCACCGCCCAGTCCACCGCCTGGAGGCTGTGGTGCGAGCCGTCGACGCCCACCACGAGGGGGAGCTCCACCATTCCCACCACCTTCCGCGCGGCGGCCCCGCGCTCGTGCCGAACGCCTTCGCCCCCCCTGTGGCCTGACGCCTTCACCCTCGCGTCCGTGCGGGATTTCGCGCGAGGGGCGTTTCGGCCCTGTCAGGGGTCGTTCGGCCCAGGGCGCCCGTGCGGGCCGAACGGACCCGAGCGCACCCCGGGCAGCCCAAGAAGGGGGCCGGAGCGCCGTCCCACGCTGGGAGCGGACCGGGGAGGCACGGATGAAGCACCGCAAGATCGGCAATGTGATGACCGACGACGTCGTCCGGGTGAGTTCCAAGACGTCGTTCGACGAGGTCGGTGCGCTGCTCTCCCGGCACCGCTTCAACGGGCTGCCCGTGGTGGACGAGGACGACAAGGTGGTCGGCATGATCACCGGGACCGATCTCAGCGAACCCGCCCGGACGGCCGGAGAGCTGATGTCGCGCCCCGCGGTCACCGTGCGCCCCCAGGACAGCATCGTGGACGCGGCCCGCGCGATGGACCGCCATCGCGTCGAGCGGCTGCCCGTCGTCGACGAGGAGGACCGGTTGATCGGCATCGTCACCCGCCGGGACCTGCTGCGGGTCTTCCTCCGCCCGGACGACGAGATCCGCACCGAGGTGATCGACGAGGTGCTGGTCCGGTCGCTGTGGCTCGGCCCGCAGTCGGTCGCGGTCACCGTGACCGACGGGGTCGTACGGCTGGAGGGGCGGCTGGACCGGCACAGCGAGATCCCCATCGCGGTCCGGATGACCGGGCAGGTGGACGGCGTGGTGGCCGTGGTCGACCGGCTCAGCTACCGGGTCGACGACTCCGCGGGCCGGGGAGGTGCGCGGCGATGACCCGCCCGGCCGGCAAGCCGCTGCGGGACGGCCGGGTGGTGGTGGGCCTGGACGGCTCCGACAGCGCCTGGGCCGCGCTGGACCGGGCGGTCGCCGAGGCGCGGCGGCGTGACGCCACGCTGGAGATCGTGCACGCCTGGCCGTGGGCCCGGACCGACCCGCTCGCCTTCGACCCGGACAGCGAGCCGCGGCGGCCCGGGGTGGAGATCGCCAGGACCGTGCTGCGGCTGGCCATGTCGCGGGCCCAGGAGCAGGATCCGCATCTGCGCATCGTGCCCACCCTGACGGCCCAGGACGCGGTGCCCGAACTGCTGCGGATCGGCGAGGACGCCTCGCTGATCGTCATCGGCACCCGGGGGCTCGGCGGTTTCACCGGGCTGCTGCTCGGTTCGGTCGGGCTGCGGCTGGCCACGCATACCAGGCGCCCGCTGCTGGTGGTGCGCGGCGGGTCCACGAGGGCGTACGGGCCCGAGGGCCACGGCAAGGTGCTGGTCGGGGTGGAGAGCGGCGCGGACGCGGCGGCGGCCCGCTTCGCCTTCGAGGAGGCCGCCCGG encodes the following:
- a CDS encoding universal stress protein: MELPLVVGVDGSHHSLQAVDWAVDAAARHAVPLRLVHASLWERYEGIAPAADPERPWEQIRDEEIAASAAERARRRGPDVKVAAEILPEDPVDALLRAGRDASGVVVGSRGRGELAGLLLGSVSLAVAARASCPVTVVRGGEPNRGGAFGRIVLGVGEPGEAGGPSAAARFAFHEAGAGGRTLEAVRAWRAPAGEVTDDLLLEGDPVRAHWARAERMLEDALRTARRDHPEVTVHRATVEGTARKALLHAAATADLLVLGARRGHGHIAGLQLGRIAHAALHHAPCPVVIVPERD
- a CDS encoding CBS domain-containing protein, whose translation is MKHRKIGNVMTDDVVRVSSKTSFDEVGALLSRHRFNGLPVVDEDDKVVGMITGTDLSEPARTAGELMSRPAVTVRPQDSIVDAARAMDRHRVERLPVVDEEDRLIGIVTRRDLLRVFLRPDDEIRTEVIDEVLVRSLWLGPQSVAVTVTDGVVRLEGRLDRHSEIPIAVRMTGQVDGVVAVVDRLSYRVDDSAGRGGARR
- a CDS encoding universal stress protein is translated as MTRPAGKPLRDGRVVVGLDGSDSAWAALDRAVAEARRRDATLEIVHAWPWARTDPLAFDPDSEPRRPGVEIARTVLRLAMSRAQEQDPHLRIVPTLTAQDAVPELLRIGEDASLIVIGTRGLGGFTGLLLGSVGLRLATHTRRPLLVVRGGSTRAYGPEGHGKVLVGVESGADAAAARFAFEEAARRRARLRVLYAWPKSRVFAGDHALPAREVVALRAEREQTVAHGMVAGLREEFGHIRVREHTTHSAPAQALVEASRAADVLVLAVHRRTPRLGMQLGPVTHAALHHAHCPVVLVPVE